In Anopheles arabiensis isolate DONGOLA chromosome 2, AaraD3, whole genome shotgun sequence, the genomic window ACACGTACAACATTATTTAAGAAAGACATTGAAATTATCTTAAAGTAGTAACTAGCTAAAATACTATCGCACACAACAGGTGTATCACATTGGTAATGGGTACAGAACATTGAGCTTGACGATAGTTAACTCAGGACGCAATGAAACGTCTGTATTAAATAGATATATGTTGATAACAATTATCCgcgaatattttaataacaaaCAGTGATCACTATTAACTATTAACGCTATCAaaaccaaaagcaaaacattatATATTTAGTTGCATGCCTCCAATttcataaacaaataaaaacactttttagaTACCcgcgcaagaaaaaaaaaacaaaacacatcacgcacacacgttACTAACTCCCAATGAGCGAGTGTCCCCTCCCCTCCATTCCATAGCAATACCCATGCGGCCGTGTAGTAGTACAAAGCATCATGAACCCCAACCGCCCCACATTTGCAAGTGTGCAAGACTATTGTTGCATTCTGGTTGCAAACGGCAAGCCCCAAGTTACACACAACGGTCCTTACCTTGCTGCCACCGTCCACCTTCAACCGCCACGAGGGCCTTCGTTCGGCCGTGACACCGGTGGTGGTCGTTGTGGCCGGATCCGCCTTCCGCAGTGTTGGCGATGGCGGCACGGCGGCACCAGCACTCGCTGCACTATTGTCCGCAGGTGCGttcgtgctggtgctgttgctttcgccgccgccgccaccactgTTAGTAGTGCCACTGTTGCTGGCGGGGACCCGGGCCACCAGGTGGCTGTCCAGGTCGCCGTCCGCCACGGCCGCGATCGCGTACTTGTTTGCCTCGTGGCGCAGCTTCTCGGCCAGTGTTAGTGAGTTCGCGTTATCGATATCGAACAGTGAACGTTTAGtgtaggtggtggtggtggtggtggcggctgtGTTGTGGTTGGTATTAGAGGATGcactggtgttgttgttgttgctgttggaggtgttgttggtggtggtggtggtggtggtattaCTATCACTATTACTCACGACACCACCCGCTGCGCCGGACGACGTTCGGATGGTGGCCGAGGTCGCCACCATCGGCTCGctcgcggctgctggcacgtGGAACGTTGCCGTTACGGCAGGAACATCGCCAGCGCCGGTTCCATCCAGTGGATCGGCACTTTCTTTGGAGTTGCTcactgccgccgccgacgCCACCGCCCTCGGGCTGGGCGAGCTCTGCCGTACCGGGGCACTGATGGTATACGATACCGTCACCTTGCTgtcatcctcctcctcgtcgtccatGCCGGCCACACTGCGGCGGTGCCTTCGgtggcctcctcctcctccaccacctccgCCACCGTCGCCACCGTCGTCGAGTGACGATCCCGGTGCGGCTAGTGTGAAACTAGCCGAGACGGCAATTTCTTCCACCTTCGTcgacccaccaccaccgctgccgcCGGTCGCATCATGTGCTACGGACCCTTCCGTTACGTGATTGCtgccttgctgctgctggtcgccAGTGCTGCCGACCGCCGGCACACGATCGTTGGTAAATGAGGGTGATGCAGTGGATGATAATgaggatggtgatgatggcgtTGTCGtggttgttgtcgttgctgtcgCAGTCGCGGGTGCCATTGTGTCGTTCTGTTAATGTCAGAGGTTAATATAGGATCGGTTTAAAGATATGTACATTCATGATCATGAATCCAACGCACTAAATACTGCCTAAAATTGCTTGCCTTTCGATCGAAATGTGTTCTGTACTCAATTTTGGGTTTCAACCTAAACGAGAAACACCACAGCAAGATGCTTTATCATGAATGTGCAGGTGGGACGATCGTCTCAATGTTTCTATGCGTGCCATTCGAAAAGCGTTCCAAAGCGTGTTCAGTATGCCCCTCTGTGCTTCATATTTTTCGCAATCTTCAATCTTGCTTGCATGTACCCCCAAACGTTTCGAAATATTCGCCAAACACTCTTCTAgcgaaatgtaaaatattataataaaaaccTAACATAGCCTTTTTTGTTATAGATCccttttgtttaaatataaaacacCATGATTCTGGAATGATTGTTTTTTACCAATTAATCACCGTAACCAATATcattaataacaaaacaaaaaaagaaaacaacaaacagaagcgaacaaaatttaaaaattcgaACAAAAGCCTTCGCCAAACAATTTGTcacacaataataataataataataaaaaacaatacaactaTTGATGCTTTTGTTACAAAATATTACTTACCCACAGCACAATCGGTTTTAAGttaattcattttcaattcaaacccAAATGCAAACAATCTCAAGCATAAGCCCCTAAACAACTGACAACCCTCCCGGTGGTTGCGTGTTTTTCATTCCAATAAGCCTAACGGTACACGTCCGGGTGGCACTTAATGCACACCCGTTTTCTATTTCCACCCCCCAGATGGTGCTCCTGTTGCTCGATGCGCAACGCACGGCGCTTACGCATTACACTTACTTCGTTGCCCGTTCCGGTAGCGTTCTTCTTCTTGACCAGCTGCTCGGCACTCTTGATCTCGTCCAGCGTGACGCCCTGGGTCGAGCGGCGCGTCTCCCGGACGCGCTTGGCATGGGCCTTGCGTTGCGTTTCGCTCTCTTCGTCCCGCGTCGGTGGTACAAATGATCTGCAATAACGgtttaaaatgcaaacacaGATGTTAAATTATATGGAAGGTTTTGAACATACACGCGAAAACGACATTAGTTATTTACATCAAtctcgacaaaaaaaaaaaaaatgactaaggTTTTAATGAAAAAGCTCAGGCGAAGAAAATGATGGACGGGGTGTGTTGGTTTTCCAGATCGTGTGGAATGACAATATGTATGACTGTTTCTGTACGGTGTTAGGAAAGGTGTTATTTCAGGATCGCGAACTACAAGTGGAGCAAATCTTCACGCTGGCAAACGGGGGGTGTTATTCGTACATTCGGTACAGCACATGCGGGGACACAGAACCGTCATCGTTCTGAAAATTCGACAACATTCTAGGCAAATCAGTGAAAAACAACAGCAGAGTTAAACAagagacaaataaacatttgaTTGAACACCCCTCATCGAAGACTCTCTTGAAGTCACTATCATCAAACACACGCGTAATGCACACAATAATGCGGATTAGGACAACACTTGCAAAAAACAACGGAGCCACCATTCGCTCGCTTTGTGGACATTACTTGaaaaagtttttgaaaatatttcccGGCGACAGCTTGTTCGACGAGGGGCTGGTCGTCGTCACCGGCGTTGTTCCCGCGGGTGGCTGCTGTTCCAGCACCGCTGCTGGAGCCGGTGCTGCGGTGTACGATGGCATGATTAACTTCACTGCCGCCGGTTCCTCGAACGACGCCTCCTCTTGGGACGCTTCCGGCTTGCCCGGTCTGCCATCGTACCGTCCACCACCCCTCGGCTGTTCGGCTGGTTGCTGACGCcgttgctcctgctgctgctgctgctcctggaGCTGCTGTTGTCTCTTCTCGTTGAGTGAGGAGAGAAATTTATTGCGCTCATTATTGATCTTCGTCTTCTGCGCCTGCTCAATGTATTTGCGGTTGAGTTCGAACAGGCTGtggtttttgttcgtttcggGCCCGGTGGCCGGTGTTAGCGTGGTCTCGTGCGCCGTGTGATCGGCCGCCTCGGGTGCGGATGTGGTGGATGAGGTATGATCATTCGCAACCGTGCTATTCGTTGCCGAGGGTTTGCGCACCGTCTCCGGTTGATCCTCGTACCGCTTCCGGTAGCGATCACCGaacggtgtggtggtggtgctgctactGTTATCAGTGTTGTTGTTCATGGTCGTATTCTTGTGGCTGTTGAGGGTGATTGGTGTGGGTATGGAGCTGCAAGATTGGTGACCATGGTGTCGATACGCGCCCGTACACGGTGTGGTATGGGGGACGAGTTTTGAAAtggcaacatacacacacacacacgcgcgagtCGATACGAGTGAAGAGGATCATGAAAATAtttgtgaaataaaacattacaagATGGGAGCGTTCGCGCGATTTAATGAAGATACCATTGAGCTTCTTCAGCTCACCGAGACGACTACCTGATTGAAAGAGCCCAAAACCCACAACACCTGACACGACGGTCAAAACTAACATTCCCAACCAGCTCTCTTCCTTACCTCCTGATCTGTCCGGCAGTGGGCGTTGTCGTCGGCGTTCCGGACGGACTGGTCGGTGGCGAGACGGCACCGGAGCTTCCCGTGGTGCTGCCCGTTGTGTTGTTCGCTGCACCCGTACCGGTTGCTGCTGGAGGCACGAGGTTGGTGGTTGCGCCGGACGCCGGTCCGGTCGCCGATGACGGTGATGTGGTCGTGCTTCCCAGGACCAAAttgcttgttgttttcctacaaaacaaaaacgggtGAAACGGAGAATCATTAGTTCATCTCAATTGCGGTATGCCACGGCACGGAAAGCATGTGTTGAACAATACGGGTAAGCGGTAAGTGTAGGTAAGTAAAACATCAGTATCATTCCACAAAACCGAGAAGAAAACAGCATAACCAGGCTGGAGCAAATCTTACAAAGCAATGAATAATGGCGTGGTATAGATACAGGTGCTAACAGACATGAAGGGAGatagtgaaagagagagagagagagagagagagaggagttttcttgcttctttttttggtaaaaggaacaaaaaaaggcaaaatggAGTACAGAATAATTGCTCTTGTGTTACCTTAGTGTCCGATGATCCTTTAGTGAGGCGGACCGCTGCACCAGGTACGACGAAATGTTCGATGCAGGCGTCGTCGccgtagtagtagtggtagtactattgttattgttgttgttgttgctgctgttgttgttgttgttgttcgaggCGGTACTGGTTTTAGTGTTAATAGGCGTCGATGGTAGGATCGTGTGGGGGCATGAGTTAGCCTGTATTCGTGCTCGCAGCTCGGCATACCGCTGGTAGAACCTGCATAGGgccattgcacacacacacacacacacacacgagcgcgcaTCGTTTGCGGCCATGTTTAGCAAATGTGTTGGTCACGAGTACGTGTACGCGGAAAGGGAAGGATAGTGTGTGGTTACATGTTGCAAGTGTAATGACGTAGTATGTAGTATGTAGGCCGCGTCGTGTAGTGCAAATGTTGGATGATGTTGTGCAAAAAACAGTAACCGGCCATATATGCGGTAGTATTTTAGGGGTTTTGTGTTGTAGTTTGTAAGTATTCAACATCAGGAAAGGTGCCGTTGAAGAAGTATATGTCCATGATACACACAGGTAGTAGTGGTGTGCCGAGATAAGGTAGTGGGAGTTAATAAACAATTAGAAAACACAAGCCATTAATAAGAAGAATTAAACGGATTTTTTAACAACGTACAACAATTACGAAGAAACACATCCTTGTCCTGTGTGCATGATTCGATTGCGtttaatttcagttttaatcTTGTTTTATACATTATTGGGGCAATGAAACATGCAAAGCCGTTAATGagtttttaaactttaaacgtAAAATGCGAATATCAATATAACAATCTTTAACGCAAATAAATCTGTACGGTCCAATTACACGCGAGGAAAAAACCATATCAGCAAccaatatttaaacaaaataaaagaaaaaaataaagaaaaacacacgcacacggtacacaaacacatacacacagcaatAGAAGAGAAACCCCGAAACGGTTCCACAGAACGGCGCGCAATACTCACTTTTCGTCACTCTCGAAGCTCTGCGTTCTCCTCAGTATCACATCCGGTTCGGTtggtttattttccttttccgaAACTACTGGTTTCGTAGCGCGATGAGGCGGCCAGGGAAGGCAGGAAGGAATGAAAATTacaacaagaaagaaagagagtaaACACATATGCTTATTTAGAAAATTGctcaataacaaaaacaaaacacttcaaaGGCTCGAAATTAAAGCTAAtggatgttctttttttttttttgttgtgtgtagtGGGCTTTTTATAAAGATGAACCAAATCAACtagcagttttttttcatttggtAGATTTTTCAACTGTGCGAACAAAGATACCGAAAGATGGCAGTACTGGCGCAACGCAGTCGCGAATATTTGAACCttatttttcgaattttccATACTGTTAGCGTGAAGATGAGAGCAATGGGAAGCATACGGGGGTGGCCAATGCATCTTTCATGAAGGATACATTGCACCATCTACTTTTGCTTGTTGCAAATGAAGGTTTGAAATATGCTTGCGAATGCTTAGGACAATGATACACAAATGGCGACAAAaacggcagcatcagcagtaaCAGAACGAGGCGATTGATCGTACAGTGTGAAAATAGGCGCATAAGTACAGGAAGGTCGATGAGGTAGAGGTGCTTCGTCACAGGAGCACACCGTGAGCGACATGAAGGAGCTTGCGACGAAGCGATTATATGAGCGATTATGAGATATTGAACGTGAGCAAACAATACAGCACTGAAcaagaaacgaaacgaaatagcaaacaaaaagcagcACATGAACAGAACAGTAAGAAACAACAGAACAGAAGAACAGAACATTACGGTTGCGCTTGGACGTAAAAACGAGGTTAGCGTAGTCGACGACATCATCGGCCGGCGGTTGCTGTGCTTCCTCGTAGAACTGGCGCGGCACAGGCGTCGGTACGGCACGCGCACGGCGCCACGGTGCCGTTGGTGGGGCCGCTGGATTGTTAGCGATCGCTGGTGCAGCATTGTTCGACGGTACCGGCGGCTCCGTCACACGTGGCTTCGGCGCTACAATTTGTGTGGTCAGTGGAACCGGCGTCGGTCGCGAGATGATTGGAACGGGCCGTGGCAACAGTTCGTCTGTTCGTCGATGGTTAAAGCACAGCCAATACCACAGACATGCCACCATGTTGTGAGAAGCACATCGCAACGAACGATCACGTTGGTGTTCAAGATATCACGATACACAGGCAGCAGTGTGAGCACAAGTCGGTTAGAAGACGACACGTGTAAGAACATTGTGGAACGGCAGCAGAATAGTGCGTTGCAGGCCCAAAACAGCACACGTTGCAGTAACGTTGGTTAGTTGAATAGCATTAACAACAATCATACAGCACGCGGTAAAACGGTTCGAAAGCATCCTATGTGGATCGATTCATAAAAGTCTGTCTTTTGATGGTTCCAAAAGATTGCCAATTGCGATGAagtggaatgatttttttttttaaatcaactaATAACAATTATACAAATAAGGATCAATCCAAGCGCAAGGAATGCTTCAAGTAGTTCGGCGGACTTCACGGTCAAGATGATTACTATTTCAAGCAAAACtagtaaaatgaaaataaagcgTTAATTCTACACAAAATAGCACGTGCATTTTCAACATGCCTAGCAGCCAAACACACCTCACATTCATCACAGACCAGAAAAGCGTATGATCTGGGAATAGTGACACACGTCGCACGGTGCAATCTTATCCCTTTTGAGAGCTTTGATGAGCACTTAAAagcttatgttttttttttaattttactgcGTAATATAGTTTCTTATTGTACCGATATGTCGTACAGTCGCTCCAAATCGTTATTCCCACTAAACAATCCTTTTCGCAAACATCTTTTCGGATCTGTGAATCGTGTGCGGAATTGTAACGCATATGTAACGCATTGTAACATACGAAAGTCACAAGTAAACAAAACGACGGAAACCGAGCGAACCAAACCATACGTCGTCAATTAACCAACTCAAATCAAACGCCTCAAATTAAAGGTAATCAAACAGAGCGAGCACttgcatagaaaaaaaaacacaggccAGAGGTCAAACAAACTCCCTCCAACGCCAGTAGCGTGTTCTGTAGGGAGTATGCTGCACGACCGTTACAGAACGGCGAGCGAACATTTTTCtctttcacgcacacacacacacacaaacacatccggTTGGTGgaatccaacacacacacacacccgcgcaGCCACAATAAGGGCAGGGGGCGAAGGTTGTATTCCACCAGCGGAGTGGATGGTCCGCAGTTTGGCTGGCTGTACCTGTTTCGGACTCGGTCATACTACTATCGGCGGACGGATTCGAGGAGGAGTACGGTTCCGACGATACGCTGccattttcctcttcttcctcctcctcctcctcttcctcgctTTCGGCATCCTTTGTTTGGTTGATTTGTGCGGGTGAAGGAAGAACTTGCTGGTACGGCACGCTACCGATGGACGAATCGGTTACGTCCTCGCCTGGACGGCTCGCTTGCGCACTAACGTGCTCTTGCtgctcctcttcttcctctgcgtcttcctcctcttcttcctcttcctcttccacttcctcctcctctgcctcctcttcctcttccagCGCCTCGTCTACCGTATCATCCATCGtctcctcatcctcctcttcatctttttcatctgctgcttcttcttcttcttggtctCCTGCAACTTGCGGGGATTCCGGAAGCGCTTCGGCAACAGTTTCCccgccatcgtcgtcgtcgccgtagTCGACGGCGACGGATCCACCAGCTGGGTAGCATCCACACCCAAGGGTCCAGCGGGCGCGTGATTGTGGGAGGTTGTATTGAAGGGAATCATATTGACTTAACAAGATACACTTTTACATAGCGGAAACTCAATCGTGATACCGGCGAGATATGGATGTGCGAAAACGAAaggcgaaagaaaaagaacccccccccccaatacGGTCCCCCAACTGCCAACTCATGTGACTCTAATTTGGATTTCGTTGgtccaaaaaccaaaacacgaaGCGACACATAGCGCAAACAAAGGGAGCGGGTGATCCAACGGGGCACCGGGCCGGTATGATAAAAGCCAGCAGTGTTTTCTTTCGTGTCTCGAATAGCCTGTCCGTTCCAGATATCCAATTAGTCAATCGCCTTTGCCAACTCAATTGACCCCCATCGACAGTGGACAAAAACGAATGACCGCTTGGACACGGGGGGGAAATGAACGGGAATGCGGGATGGGACGCGCACGAAATCATGTGTGCAAGGGAAGGGGGTTGCGCCACCGAGGGGCACGCGGGATGTGTGGTTACACGGCGCGGCTGATCTGATCGCCCTATACACCTACCTTCCTTCTCCTTATTGCTGTCAATCGGTTTCACCTCGACCCGAATCACCTTGGTCGGCGTTTCCGTACTATTTTCGAAGTTGTCCGTAATCCTGCCACCATCACGCGGGTGCAATGTACcggaaaagaaacagaaaggCAAACATTAGGCCACAGGCGCAAAACGAGGTACGCGTTCGCAAACGCACGCTTATCCGAGAACCCCACCGTACCTATTTCCGTGACTAGGTGGTCTGCGCTTCGTGCGCTTCCCGTTCTTGCGGGCATCCTTCAGCAAAGGCACGATATCGTCCTGGGCAATGTCGATCGCCAGCTGGCCGCTGTAGTTCTGCACGTCGATGTCGGCGCTTGCGTTCAGCAGCATCTGTGTGGCTTCCTTCTGGCCCCAGTAGGCGGCCGCGTGCAGCGGCGTCCAGCCGTCCACGTCCTGCCGGTCGATGTCGCCCCGGCCctcgagcagcagcttcagcacgCCGATGTAGCCCTTGGCGGCGGCGACATGTATCGCGGTGGCGCCCGTCTTCGGGTGCGCCTTATCACAGTCCGGGCTGTCCGTGCGGAGCCACTTGGTCGCGTCGCTCAGCATGATGCGCTCCTCCGCCTGGCGCGCCTCCTCGCAGTCGATGCCCTGCTCGTCCAGGTGGTGCTGGATCAGGTCCTCCATCGCGTCCGAGTTGGCGAGATCGACCGCCAGCTCGCCATCGCTGTTGATCGACGCCAGGTCGGCACCGTTCTCTATCAGATAGCGTGCTATACTTAGAAAGCTGCAAGAAAGTAAGCAAACGTAGCGTTAgaattggatttttttggaTTTGTGTCTGTGGAACCGAACGACTAGTTCGATCGGTCTTCGTTTACCCGCATGATGCTGTGGCATGCAATGGTGTCCAGCCTTCGTTGTCCTTCCGGTTGACGTCGGCACCTTTCTGTACGAGAAACTCCACCATGTCCAGATTGTCATCGATGCACGCCTGAAACCAGGAAACCAGGAAGGTGGGAGAAAAATGGGAGAAATTATATTAGTTATGCGTGTTTATTGGCATTCAttgttgatgatttgttttgtctACTCTCTACCCAGtgtaaaaagaaacacacaagtGTCTACCAGGTCTTAAAAATCGCTGCTAAGAATAGAAGTGCTGTTCCGACTGTATCCACCAATTTCCAGCATCCCAACGATTCCCATTTACACTGCGAACATTAATTATATTTGGTgcagtgatgggtaaagttggcaaaaatccggagtcaactccgatccgactccgataatttTGGAACCGAATCCGGAAGGTAGTTCCggccagcattatccggagtcgtttgcaATTGTCCAGAATTTCGCGGAGTAGTCCGGAGGTgttcggagttggagtcgtctggagtcgttcggagtcggttggagtcgtccggaatcggtttGAGTTAGAGTTATCCGGAGTCTGCCTTTGAACGAAATGAAGTGCCTGACTACAAGCACATTGCACTGGACGGCTCCTGTTGATTCCGATCGACTccaattccggacgactccgattcccAACGACTCCgtttccgaacgactccaggtGACTCCATGCGACTACGGACGTTTCCGGACgtttccgaatgactccgaacggctccgactccgggcggaactagtggtttGGGTTTTTACCGGAGTCGgtatcggactaacaatagcccaagccggatcggagtcgtgggtatGCTCtgaagagcacatcactagtttggTGCATTACATTGAACACTCAAAGCTTCTGGCAACAGACAAAATGTACCAATCGAATGGTCCTCTACCTCTCTCCCTAGACGCCTGCAGCCACTTTGTTGCCCAACTGTTATACACAGGATGTTGATGGACGTTTTCCAACCGGTTACGGCGAACCAGGGCGCGCCGTCAAGGTTAATTGTAATTTCGTGTGgagaaattatgaaatttcCATGTCGTCTAAAACCGTATCCCCTAGGACCTAAGCGTGACGCAGATTAAAGTGGAAAGGGAGAGGAAAGAGGTGCCTACTGTCGAAATATACAAACTTTTTACTGCCCTCACATTCAACCGCatcaccacccacccacctgGGTGGAGATTTGCCGGCAGCTGCTGTCGATCAGTACAAAATGAtcttgaacacacacacacgcgtgtgaTGTTTGCCCCGCTGTTCTCTAATCGCATAAACGGGCGCAAAATGGTTCGTGCTTAAATTCACTATCGGGAAGCGAAAATCAAGCCCTGCatgcgagggggggggggagagtagATGCTGCTGTAAGAGTTGCTGTTGTGGCGGCAGGGCCGACGACTCCAcgaaacgagagagagagacgaggGCTAAAATAGACAGGATCGAAGCCGTTGAAGCCAGCACCATGCGCACGCGCCACCGGCGGAACGACCGACGTTGCTTttattccttttattttttcctccccaaacTCAACAGAAAACCTTGGAAATTCTCTCTCTGACGTCAATCGGTCGGTGCGCGGCCGGTGCGCGACAGTGGTCGCCAGACACACGGCCACGGGAAACACCATTATTATTGCGACTGTGTTGCGGTGGACCGTATGGATGGCCTTTTGCACCGTGCGGAGTATTTCGCTGGCAAACTACATAGGGGAGACACAATTCTTGGGCATTAAAAAAACGCGTCCCAGAAGGAAGCTTATCTAGAAAAAGGGTTTGCTACTCTAGCGGAAGTAGCTTTTCAACCGAAACCACGTTCGTATAGTTTCcattttttaatacaattatAACTAACACTTTATATTCTTGGCGCGCCGAAAAATAAATACAGCCCTGGCGAGAGATCAAGCGTATTATAGTGTTGTATCCGATCGTTAAATTTTAAAGCGGATTTTCATCAATCCAGCTCCCGCGGGAGTCTCGGATCTGATCTGTGCAGCGATgtaaaaaatgggaaaagaacaaatcaaaacacgcACTTGCAGCGGTGATCGCGGTCTATAACTGCTGTCTCTCTTCTCTTTCGAAAAACAtagcagccagccagcacgCGTTCAATAAAAATGCTCATTTGATCGCAGTTGTTAACGACGCTTTTTCGGACACGTTTTAATTGCCCCATAAGGTGCTGGCAAGGACAACCGGAGAATGCTCCCTCAAGCTGTGCGCGAGAGGCAGGGAGCGAAGAGATGGatgcaaaaaaatacgcacacatacacacacactcacacagaaacTGCACGAGAAGGTTGCTACTTTCGGCGCATAACACGTTTTGACGTACGGCATGGGAGATAGATACCGCTTGCGACaggttgttattattgttacgATAAATATAAATGTTTATGTTGAGAAAGGTTGCGATCATTCAAAAGCTGTGGAAGTAAAGTGCCAATCAAGAGTGATATTACTTCTataaatatatgtatttaGTACGCAGAACTCGTTCCAATCGCCATACAAAAATGCGGAGAAGAAtcgaattaaaaacaaaattgcaaaaaaacactcctACACTTGTTGCACCTCTTTCGTCAGTCCACACATGCCGATTAAACGCCGATTGCAATGTGCAGCACGTTTCAGTGGTCTCACAAACGATGCACGGTCGTTTGCTGAATGAATACGGCACGTTCAATTCCCACGGGGAAAGCGCCATGCTGCCAAACGGATACATGTCGCCCCCCCTTCCCGAGAGCAAAACCCGcgtgcctctctctctctctctctgtggtgGGAATTCGGGAGGGCTTCACCACCATCGTACGCAATCAGTCGAGTTGGTGTGTGCAATTCTAGCGTTTATGcgccacacacaaacccacaagTCATCATCTCGTGCCAACTGGAGCAGGTGTTGCTTAAAGATTTAATTTGCCCCaccggtggtgatggtggtgcaagGGCACTCTTTGGGTTGGATATTTCGCTTCGGAGCGAAGGCCAACGCTTCAAGAGACACGTTGGGGTTGGGTGAGATGatggacatttttttttatcgtgctCCCCAGAGGGGCC contains:
- the LOC120896407 gene encoding protein phosphatase 1 regulatory subunit 12A isoform X5, translated to MSLDNRNTSAQYKRAEQLKRWEESEMNKKLSGAPKSPSSRRIKFSSGCIFLAACVAGDKEEVEWLLKNGADIDTANVDGLTALHQACIDDNLDMVEFLVQKGADVNRKDNEGWTPLHATASCGFLSIARYLIENGADLASINSDGELAVDLANSDAMEDLIQHHLDEQGIDCEEARQAEERIMLSDATKWLRTDSPDCDKAHPKTGATAIHVAAAKGYIGVLKLLLEGRGDIDRQDVDGWTPLHAAAYWGQKEATQMLLNASADIDVQNYSGQLAIDIAQDDIVPLLKDARKNGKRTKRRPPSHGNRITDNFENSTETPTKVIRVEVKPIDSNKEKEAGGSVAVDYGDDDDGGETVAEALPESPQVAGDQEEEEAADEKDEEEDEETMDDTVDEALEEEEEAEEEEVEEEEEEEEEDAEEEEEQQEHVSAQASRPGEDVTDSSIGSVPYQQVLPSPAQINQTKDAESEEEEEEEEEEENGSVSSEPYSSSNPSADSSMTESETDELLPRPVPIISRPTPVPLTTQIVAPKPRVTEPPVPSNNAAPAIANNPAAPPTAPWRRARAVPTPVPRQFYEEAQQPPADDVVDYANLVFTSKRNLSEKENKPTEPDVILRRTQSFESDEKKTTSNLVLGSTTTSPSSATGPASGATTNLVPPAATGTGAANNTTGSTTGSSGAVSPPTSPSGTPTTTPTAGQIRRSFVPPTRDEESETQRKAHAKRVRETRRSTQGVTLDEIKSAEQLVKKKNATGTGNENDTMAPATATATTTTTTTPSSPSSLSSTASPSFTNDRVPAVGSTGDQQQQGSNHVTEGSVAHDATGGSGGGGSTKVEEIAVSASFTLAAPGSSLDDGGDGGGGGGGGGGHRRHRRSVAGMDDEEEDDSKVTVSYTISAPVRQSSPSPRAVASAAAVSNSKESADPLDGTGAGDVPAVTATFHVPAAASEPMVATSATIRTSSGAAGGVVSNSDSNTTTTTTTNNTSNSNNNNTSASSNTNHNTAATTTTTTYTKRSLFDIDNANSLTLAEKLRHEANKYAIAAVADGDLDSHLVARVPASNSGTTNSGGGGGESNSTSTNAPADNSAASAGAAVPPSPTLRKADPATTTTTGVTAERRPSWRLKVDGGSKFKLEDASTPNAATQSSSVASGGSVYEPSGPANQAPEHGLTTTKLTSSSALAQRRAQQQNGDSSSTATTGTTSSSVASSRPLSAPASGLAAGEQYNRVPGSAASAAGEQQQTGAAATDPNSPLHHLRRPPKSAGEENKENDKENDSRSTAQATQAVIQRRRRQKRRSTGVVSVGMEDLDPDRQDSPVDGDEKETGSERGRSRVGSTASELDTANQPQDSTRENGGDCIDYKALYEQEKADNDKLKMALRKKDEEVVTLKAALDRFTTATTKNNSLSELEKRERRAMERKMSEMEEELKLLQKYKTENERLRAENRALTRVVSKLTTSAQNQIHASKQ